In Zingiber officinale cultivar Zhangliang chromosome 6A, Zo_v1.1, whole genome shotgun sequence, a single genomic region encodes these proteins:
- the LOC121997714 gene encoding uncharacterized protein LOC121997714 produces MQCVLRLSPHLTFRRCFCRCSAPDISQYREAFGRRMTIAGIKPHHRIALGVSGGPDSMALCVLTAGWKLSGFNGKTESSGFIEGLVAIIVDHRLRAESTEEAILVRDRVNKMGIMCQIENCDWSHGRPKHGHVQEAAREMRYQIFQDVCVKQHIGVLLIAHHADDQVELLILRLSRNSGVLGLSCMAFISQLFPLPLGGSENSDGILLVRPMLEFNKDDMYNICQGANQDWVEDPTNQSPLYTRNRIRASLRSFSSDHFQLESHRLISACRLVRGYVETVCLKMIKDSVTIMELGYAVIDLVKLMPSCIDDLCLSRYAAWILQFISQRHRPIRGHTSQMLLDYIRNFPCKTSLTVAGCYLSPAPQSKGTKLLICCSVDSLQSSKMGLSLKYSSGDRSLLHNEIHQIIADAKSYSDQFFLEASDVSLMHANSSVSVLTEARRLNLISDSTLKFISLLQAEENEMFSSKGVESDPDLRHKVKCAGAPSISILPGQTCFFMNRFLVTWRIHGHVEGDGYSLEGIQDQSCQICRVEPDMTFQVRCMVEADWLFLGNILKNQVSKDVGAYADTSINDLIKTAEKKMEHFRFIHWSAQSALKVLKSIPLPARKGLPVLVTSEGLLVSIPSIGFSVCPLLEAVSVFKPKVPLGGGYSSYI; encoded by the exons ATGCAGTGCGTACTCCGTCTCTCGCCGCACCTCACTTTCCGACGCTGCTTCTGCAGGTGTTCCGCTCCAGACATCTCCCAGTACAGGGAGGCCTTTGGCCGGAGAATGACCATCGCTGGAATTAAACCCCATCATCGAATCG CTTTGGGTGTCTCGGGCGGCCCAGATAGCATGGCACTGTGCGTCTTAACGGCGGGATGGAAGTTGAGCGGTTTCAACGGCAAGACCGAGAGTTCAGGGTTTATTGAAGGGCTTGTGGCTATCATAGTGGACCATAGATTGCGGGCCGAGAGCACGGAGGAGGCGATTTTGGTTCGTGATAGAGTTAACAAAATGG GTATCATGTGCCAGATTGAGAATTGTGATTGGTCGCATGGTCGGCCGAAGCATGGTCATGTACAAGAGGCTGCTCGTGAAATGAG GTATCAAATCTTTCAGGATGTCTGTGTCAAGCAACACATTGGAGTTTTGCTTATTGCACACCATGCAGATGACCAG GTGGAGCTCTTAATTCTTAGACTATCACGTAATAGTGGAGTTCTTGGACTTTCGTGCATGGCATTCATCTCACAATTGTTTCCCTTGCCACTAGGAGGTAGTGAGAATTCTGATGGTATTTTGTTGGTGCGACCTATGCTAGAATTTAATAAAGATGACATGTACAAT ATATGCCAAGGAGCTAACCAAGATTGGGTGGAAGATCCAACAAATCAAAGTCCGTTGTACACTCGTAACAGAATACGAGCCAGTCTAAGGAGCTTCTCATCAG ATCATTTTCAATTAGAATCACATAGACTTATCTCTGCTTGTCGGCTAGTTCGTGGATATGTTGAGACTGTTTGCCTTAAGATGATAAAGGACTCTGTGACCATCATGGAG CTTGGATATGCAGTTATTGATCTAGTGAAGTTAATGCCATCTTGCATTGATGACCTTTGCTTGTCAAGATATGCAGCATGGATTTTACAG TTCATTTCCCAAAGGCACAGACCTATTCGTGGGCATACCTCCCAGATGCTGCTGGACTACATCCGGAACTTCCCATGCAAG ACCTCACTCACTGTTGCTGGCTGTTACCTTTCCCCTGCTCCACAATCCAAAGGCACAAAACTTTTGATTTGTTGTTCTGTTGATTCACTTCAATCATCGAAGATGGGGTTGTCTTTGAAGTACTCATCTGGGGATAGATCTTTGTTGCATAATGAGATTCATCAGATAATTGCAGATGCAAAATCATACTCTGATCAATTTTTCCTTGAAGCTTCTGATGTATCCCTCATGCATGCAAACTCTTCTGTGTCTGTTCTAACTGAAGCAAGAAGGCTTAATCTTATAAGTGACTCGACATTAAAATTTATCTCCTTGTTGCAAGCAGAGGAAAACGAGATGTTTAGTTCCAAAGGAGTTGAAAGTGACCCTGATTTGAGACACAAGGTAAAATGTGCTGGTGCTCCAAGCATAAGTATTCTTCCTGGGCAAACATGTTTCTTCATGAACAGGTTCTTGGTCACATGGAGAATCCATGGACATGTTGAAGGAGATGGATATTCTTTGGAGGGAATACAAGACCAGTCTTGTCAAATTTGCAGGGTTGAACCAGATATGACATTTCAAGTACGATGTATGGTTGAGGCAGATTGGTTGTTTCTTGGAAATATTTTGAAGAACCAAGTATCTAAAGATGTCGGAGCTTATGCTGACACCTCAATAAATGACTTGATTAAAACTGCAGAAAAGAAAATGGAGCATTTCAGATTCATTCATTGGTCAGCACAAAGTGCTTTAAAGGTTTTGAAATCGATTCCACTGCCTGCAAGGAAGGGGCTGCCTGTGCTTGTTACTTCAGAAGGTTTACTTGTTAGTATCCCA AGCATCGGTTTCAGTGTTTGTCCCCTCCTTGAAGCAGTTTCAGTATTCAAGCCCAAAGTTCCACTTGGAGGAGGTTATAGTTCCTACATTTGA
- the LOC121997716 gene encoding protein SGT1 homolog: MATDLVTKANEAFVDDNFDLAVDLYTQALEIDPKNADLYADRAQANVKLGSFTEAVADANRAIELDPSMPKAYLRKGTACIKLEEYQTAKAALEAGALLTPGDTRFSKLIKECDEHIAEETANLQQKLVANALPSRAVPSSNTTAGKTDGSHATPYLRSQTKEAPQKPKYRHDYYNTPTEVVLTIFSKGIPAENVSVDFGEQILSVIINAPDEEYHFQTRLFSKIIPEKCRYQVLSTKVEIRLSKAQLVTWTSLEYNEKAVPVRANTLPATTVQKPSYPSSKSKTDWDKLEAQMKKEEKEEKLDGDAALNKFFQGIYHDADEDTRRAMSKSFVESNGTVLSTNWKEVGSKKVEGSAPEGMEVKKWEY; this comes from the exons ATGGCTACGGATCTCGTGACGAAGGCGAACGAGGCTTTCGTCGACGACAACTTCGACCTGGCTGTCGATCTCTATACGCAGGCCCTCGAAATCGACCCCAAGAACGCCGATCTGTACGCCGATCGCGCCCAGGCGAACGTTAAGCTCGGGAGTTTCACCG AAGCAGTTGCAGATGCAAATAGGGCAATTGAGCTTGATCCATCGATGCCTAAAGCATATCTGCGGAAggg GACTGCTTGTATCAAACTTGAAGAGTACCAGACTGCAAAAGCAGCTCTCGAAGCTGGTGCTTTGTTGACACCTGGAGATACGAGATTTTCTAAATTGATCAAGGAATGTGATGAACACATAGCAG AGGAAACTGCTAACTTGCAACAAAAGCTAGTAGCAAATGCATTGCCAAGTAGAGCAGTACCATCATCAAATACAACTGCTGGAAAAACAGATGGGTCTCATGCAACACCTTATCTACGAAGTCAAACAAAAGAAGCAccacaaaaaccaaaatacag GCATGATTACTATAATACTCCTACGGAGGTGGTTTTGACCATTTTTTCCAAGGGTATTCCTGCTGAAAATGTATCAGTTGACTTTGGTGAACAAATA TTGAGCGTTATCATAAATGCCCCTGATGAAGAGTATCACTTCCAGACACGTTTATTTTCAAAG ATTATACCAGAAAAGTGTAGATACCAGGTTCTATCAACAAAAGTCGAAATCCGTCTTTCAAAAGCGCAACTTGTTACATGGACTTCACTGGAATACAATGAGAAAGCAGTACCTGTGAGGGCAAATACGTTGCCAG CTACCACAGTCCAGAAGCCATCCTATCCATCATCAAAGTCCAAAACTGATTGGGATAAGCTGGAAGCACAAATGAAGAAGGAG gagaaagaggagaaacTTGACGGTGATGCAGCCCTGAACAAATTCTTTCAGGGTATCTACCATGATGCTGATGAAGACACAAGACGAGCCATGAGCAAGTCCTTT GTGGAATCAAATGGCACAGTCTTGTCAACAAACTGGAAAGAGGTTGGTTCAAAGAAGGTTGAGGGAAGTGCACCAGAAGGTATGGAGGTTAAGAAATGGGAATACTGA
- the LOC121997730 gene encoding vacuolar sorting protein 39-like — translation MSRQSKKIVEIERADDMRISLSGTDSSRSDGDVDEVIDEGDSIMLKEALDLLGQRWDRINGAQALRVLPRDIKLQDLLPFLKPLLRKSTERRQNSSVIKNLTFNENLQVKEELYNCRRAILKVDADSMCSLCNKRIGSSVFAVYPNGKTLVHFVCFRDSQSIKAVKGPTSTRRK, via the exons ATGAGCCGTCAGTCTAAGAAGATTGTTGAAATTGAAAGAGCTGACGATATGCGTATCAGCCTCAGTGGCACTGATAGCAGTAGAAGTGATGGCGATGTAGATGAGGTAATTGATGAGGGAGATTCAATCATGTTAAAAGAAGCACTTGATCTTTTGGGCCAGAGATGGGACAGGATAAATGGTGCTCAGGCACTGCGAGTTTTACCAAGAGACATAAAACTTCAG gatttgcttccctttctcaAACCCCTGCTCAGAAAATCTACTGAACGTCGCCAAAACTCTTCAGTGATCAAGAACTTGACATTCAATGAGAATTTGCAG GTCAAAGAAGAGCTTTATAATTGCCGTCGAGCAATATTGAAAGTTGATGCTGATAGCATGTGCTCTCTTTGCAATAAGCGGATTGGGAGCAGTGTATTTGCAGTGTATCCCAATGGAAAAACACTCGTACATTTTGTTTGCTTTAGAGATTCACAGAGTATTAAGGCTGTTAAAGGTCCCACATCGACGAGGCGCAAATAA